One genomic region from Salvia hispanica cultivar TCC Black 2014 chromosome 2, UniMelb_Shisp_WGS_1.0, whole genome shotgun sequence encodes:
- the LOC125204888 gene encoding dof zinc finger protein DOF2.4-like, with product MVFSSIPAYLDPSNWNQQHNHQIAASTSANPLHLPPPPQPHGGGSIRPGSMAERARMANIPMPETSLKCPRCESTNTKFCYFNNYSLSQPRHFCKTCRRYWTRGGALRTVPVGGGCRRNKRSKSSTSKSPATSDKMTNNLGLTPSLPPVRCMSPLAQFTDNFTADMNLNYSGIAVSASFHGNLLGMEQFPFLGGLDASSSQGSYQFQGGPKSASPMVPPVKMEENPEHSLINEQWNAPPMANWTDLCSSSTSNPL from the exons ATggttttttcttcaattcctGCTTATCTTGATCCATCTAACTGGAATCAG CAACACAATCATCAAATAGCTGCAAGCACCAGCGCCAACCCTTTACATTTACCGCCTCCGCCTCAGCCACATGGAGGTGGCTCAATCCGGCCCGGTTCGATGGCGGAGCGAGCTCGGATGGCCAACATACCGATGCCGGAAACATCCCTGAAATGCCCTCGCTGCGAATccacaaacacaaaattttgCTACTTCAACAACTACAGCCTCTCTCAGCCGCGCCACTTCTGCAAGACCTGCCGCCGCTACTGGACCCGCGGCGGCGCCCTGCGCACCGTCCCTGTCGGCGGAGGCTGCCGGAGAAACAAACGCAGCAAGTCCTCCACCTCCAAATCTCCAGCTACCAGCGACAAAATGACCAATAATTTAGGGCTAACACCGTCTCTTCCACCTGTCCGCTGCATGTCTCCTCTAGCACAGTTCACCGACAACTTCACCGCCGATATGAACTTGAATTACAGCGGGATAGCAGTCTCCGCAAGTTTTCACGGAAATTTACTTGGCATGGAGCAAttccctttcttgggcggtcTTGATGCATCATCATCCCAAGGGTCGTACCAGTTTCAAGGCGGCCCGAAATCGGCTAGCCCAATGGTGCCGCCGGTGAAAATGGAGGAAAATCCAGAGCACAGCTTAATAAATGAGCAGTGGAATGCCCCGCCAATGGCTAACTGGACAGATCTTTGCTCTTCTTCCACAAGCAATCCATTGTAG